The following proteins are encoded in a genomic region of Triticum dicoccoides isolate Atlit2015 ecotype Zavitan chromosome 1B, WEW_v2.0, whole genome shotgun sequence:
- the LOC119350456 gene encoding uncharacterized protein LOC119350456 → MPGSGWPRGVPEILNKENHSNPPPERPITKSTTFSPCLDHNKKHAVTGLPPAAAGRPPTRRSHAQSPPAAAPCLPAAATAPCLHLHLQPLLPTPLQAATFHIWQELRSPRHPRPENRQPRRPRPGIWPLHRPRPGSGHCANPGSGSGRRSTAACRSGRRDGWLLRCAAPVVGWLILCATERPAFLHDAAVGGQRMQQQVAMATHLASFCPRSRPPEVPLLPEQQVHYGRGCSFCCQPLLVVVDTPCPALWLLLVAVVLLTRTTLTFPKEGSLQHQSEHGRACRHNRRGVEEVRGIPTAPLAHAGATRMVWPCRL, encoded by the exons ATGCCCGGGTCGGGTTG GCCGCGAGGTGTTCCCGAGATCCTGAACAAAGAAAATCATAGCAACCCACCTCCCGAACGGCCCATAACAAAATCCACGACCTTCTCTCCCTGCCTCGACCACAATAAAAAACATGCCGTGACCGGCCTTCCTCCTGCCGCCGCGGGCCGGCCTCCCACCCGCCGCAGCCACGCCCAGAGTCCACCTGCCGCCGCGCCCTGCcttcccgccgccgccaccgcaccctGCCTCCACCTGCACCTTCAACCTCTGCTCCCGACTCCCCTGCAAGCCGCAACCTTCCACATCTGGCAGGAGCTCCGGTCGCCGCGCCACCCCCGCCCCGAGAACCGGCAGCCGCGCCGCCCCCGCCCAGGGATCTGGCCGCTGCACCGCCCCCGCCCAGGATCTGGCCACTGCGCCAACCCTGGCTCGGGATCCGGCCGCCGCTCCACCGCCGCCTGCAGATCCGGCCGCCGCGACGGCTGGCTCCTCCGATGCGCCGCCCCTGTGGTCGGCTGGCTCATCCTGTGCGCCACCGAAAGGCCTGCGTTCCTGCACGACGCCGCTGTAGGAGGCCAACGCATGCAACAGCAGGTCGCCATGGCCACTCACCTTGCGTCGTTCTGTCCTCGTTCCCGGCCGCCCGAAGTTCCACTTCTCCCCGAGCAGCAAGTCCACTATGGAAGAGGATGCAG CTTCTGCTGTCAGCCATTGCTAGTTGTTGTGGATACGCCTTGCCCCGCCCTCTGGCTTCTGCTAGTGGCAGTCGTCCTTCTCACTAGGACCACCTTGACCTTCCCAAAGGAAGGTTCTTTGCAGCACCAGTCGGAACATGGCCGCGCATGCAGGCACAATAGAAGAGGTGTGGAGGAGGTGCGTGGGATCCCGACGGCGCCTCTTGCTCATGCAGGTGCAACGCGTATGGTGTGGCCGTGCCGCTTGTGA